Proteins encoded within one genomic window of Deltaproteobacteria bacterium:
- a CDS encoding NADH-quinone oxidoreductase subunit D, translating into MNPPEILERLDAAFGPQTAVLRTETLDPFVEIPVGQLARAATFLRDEPELRFDTLRNLTGVDRKDAFEMVYHLYSMDARHGLTVKVRLDHDRPVADSVHAIWPAAEWHEREILDLLGVEFTGHPNPKRLFMPEDWVGHPLRKNYVRPEVYHGIPTSRDVGETVTREQTANHPTVQPAMHVQKTDEVVGFMRLNMGPHHPATHGVLNFLLETDGEILRRVIPDVGYLHRGIEKLAEMNAYLGTMPYTDRIDYLGAIFGNHAWALAVEKLAGVEVPPRGESCRVIASELNRIASHLIATGTIAMDLGAFTPFVHWIREREKINDIMERICGARLTYNYLRFGGVSRDIDAAIIDTILRWLDHFEIMIDEFNRLITTNEIFMKRLVNVAVISRDHAIAYALAGPNLRASGVDFDIRRDEPYSIYSQFDFDVVVGRGFEGTVGDSFDRFYCRILEMRESVKILRQACASIPEGETLTKTRALKPAANEIYTRVEGARGELGNYVVSDGTDKPYRMKIRTGSFTAMSIVESLSPGLMIADLVALIGSLDIVAPEVDR; encoded by the coding sequence ATGAATCCCCCGGAAATCCTCGAACGTCTGGACGCCGCCTTCGGCCCGCAAACAGCGGTCCTGAGGACGGAAACGCTCGACCCATTCGTCGAGATTCCCGTCGGGCAACTGGCGCGCGCGGCGACGTTTTTGCGCGACGAACCGGAACTGCGTTTCGACACGCTGCGAAACTTGACCGGCGTGGATCGAAAAGACGCGTTCGAAATGGTCTATCACCTGTACTCGATGGACGCGCGGCACGGCCTGACGGTCAAGGTTCGGCTCGATCACGATCGGCCTGTCGCCGACTCGGTTCACGCGATCTGGCCGGCGGCCGAATGGCATGAGCGGGAGATCCTCGACCTGCTCGGCGTCGAATTCACGGGTCACCCGAATCCCAAACGGCTCTTCATGCCCGAGGATTGGGTCGGCCATCCGCTGCGCAAGAACTATGTACGCCCCGAGGTCTATCACGGCATTCCGACGTCACGGGACGTGGGCGAAACGGTCACCCGCGAACAGACGGCGAACCACCCGACCGTCCAGCCCGCCATGCACGTGCAGAAGACCGACGAAGTGGTCGGGTTCATGCGCCTCAACATGGGGCCGCACCACCCCGCCACGCACGGCGTGCTCAACTTCCTGCTCGAAACCGACGGCGAGATTCTGCGACGGGTGATCCCCGACGTGGGCTATCTGCATCGGGGCATCGAGAAGCTCGCCGAGATGAACGCGTATCTGGGCACGATGCCGTACACCGACCGCATCGATTATCTCGGCGCGATCTTCGGCAACCACGCGTGGGCGCTCGCGGTCGAAAAGCTCGCGGGGGTCGAGGTCCCGCCGCGCGGCGAATCCTGTCGCGTCATCGCGTCGGAACTCAACCGCATCGCGAGCCACCTGATCGCCACCGGCACGATCGCGATGGACCTCGGCGCGTTCACGCCCTTCGTCCACTGGATCCGCGAACGCGAGAAGATCAACGACATCATGGAGCGCATCTGCGGCGCGCGCCTGACCTACAACTATCTGCGTTTCGGCGGCGTGTCGCGCGACATCGACGCGGCGATCATCGACACCATCCTGCGTTGGCTCGATCACTTCGAGATCATGATCGACGAATTCAACCGCCTCATCACGACGAACGAGATTTTCATGAAGCGTCTTGTGAACGTGGCGGTGATTTCGCGCGACCATGCGATCGCTTATGCCCTCGCGGGCCCGAACCTGCGCGCGAGCGGCGTCGATTTCGACATCCGCCGCGACGAGCCGTACTCGATCTATTCGCAATTCGATTTCGACGTGGTGGTCGGGCGCGGCTTCGAGGGGACGGTCGGCGACAGCTTCGACCGGTTCTACTGCCGCATACTCGAAATGCGCGAGAGCGTGAAGATCCTGCGTCAGGCATGCGCGTCAATACCCGAGGGGGAGACGCTGACCAAGACGCGCGCGCTCAAACCCGCGGCGAATGAAATCTACACGCGGGTCGAGGGCGCACGGGGCGAACTGGGCAACTACGTCGTTTCCGACGGCACCGACAAACCGTACCGCATGAAGATCCGCACGGGCTCGTTTACGGCGATGTCGATCGTCGAGTCGCTCTCGCCCGGACTCATGATCGCCGATCTCGTGGCGCTGATCGGGTCGCTCGACATCGTGGCGCCGGAGGTGGACCGATGA